The Psychrobacillus sp. FSL K6-4046 DNA window GATGCTTTCAGCTATCCAGTCACTCAACAGAACCCCTAATATGCCCGCTGGAATCGTCCCAATAATTATAAAAAGCACAAATCGAAAATCACTTTTGTAACGCGTGTCTTTCTTCTGCACATAGGAAATAGAATTTGTTGCTAGTCTAATAATATCCTGTCTATAAATGAGCAAGATAGCCAGCAAAGAGGCTGTGTTTGTTAGTATCGCAAAGGTGAAGCCTTGTTCTCCTACTCCTAGTAGCTCACTAGCAATCATAACATGCCCACTCGATGAAACCGGAATTGGCTCTGTAAAGCCTTGAACAAGTCCAATAATAATCATTTTTAAAGTAAATATGAAGTCTTCCATTATTCCTCCTACCAAAACATTTATAATTTATACTGACGTAAAAGTAGAGATTTTGTTTCACTTGCCCATTATATGCTACAAAGTATACTGAAAGTAATATTTCCTTTAAAAATAAAAAACTCCCTAGAAAATATCTAGAGAGTTAATATAAACTAGTAAGCACTCCATCCACCATCAGCTGTTACTATAATGCCATTGATAAGTGAAGATTCGTCAGAGGCTAGGAATAGAGCGATATTTGAAATGTCCGATACTTGACCTGCTCTTGTCATCATTCCAACCCCTCGTGTAGCTTGCTTCATACCGAATGGATCTACATTATCCATAGCTGCTGCGAATCCTGTTTCTACGTGTCCAGGTGCAATGGCATTGGAACGAATACCAAGTGGTCCATAATGCGAAGCAACATTTTTAGTCATACCAACAACAGCATGCTTAGCTGCAGTATAAGTAAGTCCACCACGACCACCCATTACACCTGATAATGATGCCATGTTGATAATTGTGCCACTTCCGTTCTTTTCAAAATGAGGGAGCACTTGACGTATACAGCGCATAACACCTGTTACATTAATATTCATAACACGGTTCCATATATCATCCTCGACATTAGCGGCTGCTTGCATATTATCACCTACACCTGCATTGTTCACTAATATATCGATGCGCCCAAAATGCTCAATTGTGGAGGAGATCATCTTTTGCACATCCTCCTCATTTGCAACATTCACTTTAACACCAAAAGCAGAAAATCCTGATTCCGTTAATTCATTTACAGTAGCTTGCAGAGCTTCTTCGTTAAAGTCCGCAATTACTACATTAGCGCCTTCTTTTGCATATGCAATTGCAATTTCCTTACCAATTCCAGCTCCACTTCCGGTGATTATAGCAGTTTTGTTTTCTAAACGTTTCATTTTCAAGCTCCTCTTAAAAGTATTAGATTCATTGTTATCTTAGTACAAAAAGATTCAACTATACAAAAAATAAGTCTACCTCTAGCTACAACATGAAAAAACAACAATATTAAAGAGATAATAACTAATTTTAATTCCTTTATATAATTTTTTTAGGAAAGCCTACATAAAATATTTTTTTTCTAATAAAGTACTATATACGTTATAATTTGTCATCCAATAGTGTATGTTATACAGTATAGAAAATGAGGTGAGAATAATTGGTTAATTTGTTGGATTCATACATGACTGAACTTAGAAGAGGAACGCTTCCTTTAGCAGTATTAAGTCAATTACGAAAACCACAGTACGGTTATTCGTTAGTTCAAGGATTAGAAAGTGCTGGAGTTTCTATTGAACAAAGTACACTATATCCTTTACTTCGTCGTTTAGAGAAACAAGATCTATTAACTAGTAGCTGGGATACAACAGAAAGCAGACCAAGAAAGTATTATGTACTAAATGATTATGGCATAGAGGTATTTGAACAATTAAAAGGAGAGTGGGAGAAAATGACGTTAGAATTGAAGTCACTTTTAGAGGGAGATGATTTGAATGAATTTGATTGATGCTTATGTGTATGAGGTAACAAGAAGACTTCCTAAAAAATCACGAGATGATATTGCAATGGAGTTAAGATTTTCAATTGAAGACATGCTTCCAGACAGCTATACAGAGAAGGAAGTAAAAGAGGCGCTAGCTAAAATGGACGATCCAGCTGTTTTGGCAGCAAGCTACCGCGATAAGCCTATGTATTTAATCGGTCCTAAGGTTTACGATGCCTATATAGAAACGCTGAAGCTAATTTTCCCTTGGGTCATCCTTATCTGCGTTATCTTAAATATTGTTGCTAGCATTGGAATGTTTAATGGAGAGGAATCAATACTAACAGTTATTATTAATACAATTACTGACACTATTGTCAACGTCATCTATGCCGCCTCTCAGGTGTTTATATGGACCACTATAGTATTTGTCATTGTTGAACGAGTCGGATTATCTAAAAATGACCTACCTTTAACGAAAAGAGGTACTCCATGGTCACCAGACGATTTAAAGGATGTCCAAATCATTCCCGCTAAAAAAATCATATCTACAGGAGAAATTATTTTTAGTATTTTTTGGATTACTGTCTGGGCAATCATTTACTGGAATGCTGACCATCTGTTAGGTATTTATAGTTCTTCAGATGGTAACGGCTTACAACTAGTCATGCCTATATTTGAACAAAATGTATTACTATCTTATTGGCCAATAGTAGTTACGTTTATTGTCCTAGAGGTAGGACTCGTACTTTATAAGTGGGTGGTAGGTCAATGGACTAAAAAAGTAGCTTTAGTAAATGGCATTATCCATATACTTAGCACGTTTGCTTTTCTCATAATTTCAAGGAACGCTAATTTATATAACGAGGCTGCCCTTCCTTATATAGAAAAAACAATCATAATAAACAACGTTGTTTTGAGTAATGCAATGGATGTATTATGGATAATCATCGCTGCCTCTATCGTTATTTCCCTTATTATAGAAATAGTAGAAAGCTATAAAAAGGCTAAAATTTAATCTAGTCACTTAACCCTCCATGCTAAACCGCTGGAGGGTTAAAACTTTTCGAAAATTATACTAGCAACAAGAAGTTACACTATCCTTCCTCATCTCCTTATTACTAAGAACTCTTTACCCCCTTATTTTTGTCTAAAATGTGAATGAGATAAAATTTAGTATAAAAAAAACACTTACATCGTATGAAATTATTTTGTTATAGTAACAACTAGACCGGTCTGAACAAAAGAAAAATGTTATAAAGGAATATCTAAATCGCTTATAGTCGACATACAGTGATTACTATTTTGATTAAAAATAAAAGAAAGAAAGAATAGATTACCCATTAATAATTATTTGAACATATCAACATTTAGACATGAACGTTTACAATACTAAACAAAGAAGTATTCCCCTTAAGACAAAGTCTAGGGGAATATCTATTTTATAGAGGGAGTTTCAAATATAAATGAATAAACAGATCAAGACAGGACCGATAATGGCTGCTCTTTTAGTAGCAGGATTTGTCGGACTTTTTAGTGAAACCGCATTGAATATTGCTTTAGGAGACTTAAGTTTAATATTTGATGTTAAACCTACAACCATTCAATGGTTAGCCACGGGTTACTTTTTAACTTTAGGTATTTTAGTACCTGTAACGGGAATTCTGATGCAAAAATTTACAACACGTCAAATGTTCCTTACTTCTATTTCTTTATCCATTATCGGAACTATTTTAGCTGCAGTTTCACCGACTTTTAGCCTTTTGCTAGTTGGACGTATTATTCAAGCAGCAGGATTAGCGATCAATTTGCCATTAACGCAAAATGTCATCTTTACTATTTTCCCTCCTAACAAACGTGGTGCTGCAATGGGAGTAATGGGACTAGTTATGTTAGCAGGACCAGCATTAGGTCCAACGATTGCTGGACTAATTTTAGATACACTATCATGGGAATGGATCTTTTGGGTAACCATTCCGTTCTTACTACTCTCTGCTATCATCGGCTTAGTGTTCTTGCCTAATGTTAACGAAATTCGAAAAGTTTCTATAGACATTTTATCTGTTATTCTTTCAACGCTTGGCTTTGGGGGCATTGTATACGGAGTAAGTGTTGCCGGAGAACATGGCTGGACGAGTACAATCGTTATAACATCCATTATTGTTGGTGTGATTGCATTAATTCTGTTCTCTCTTCGTCAAACGAAAATGGAGAATCCAATGCTGAATTTGAAGGCCTTTAAATATCCTTTATTCGTCTTGGGAGTTGTAATGAGCTTTATCACATTCTTTAATATGCTATCATTGCTTGTTGTTTTACCTATGTACATGCAAATGGCATTATTAATGCTTGCCTTTACTACTGGCCTGGTATTACTACCAGGAAGCTTGTTGAATTGTATTTTAGCACCTACCATCGGACGGATGTTTGATAAGTTTGGTCCAAAAGCTGTAATAACTCCAGGTACTATCTTTGTTGTTATTGGGTATATCCTTTATGCTTCATTTGGTACCGACACAGCTACATGGTTATTAGTTGTTACACATATTATCATGATGCTTGGTATCGGTATGGTACTTGCTTCTACGCAAACAAATACACTAAATTCATTGCCTAGAGAATACTATCCAGATGGAATAGCATTAACTCAAACAGTTCAACAAGTAGCTGGGGCAATGGGTATTGCCATCATGGTTTCAGTGTTGTCTGCAAAACAAAGTAGCTATTTAACAACGGTTAATGATAATTTAGCAGAGGCAACTGCTTCTGGCTCATCATTCGTATTTACCCTAGGTTTAATATTGGCAATCGTAAATCTTGTGCTATCTCTATTTATGAAAAAGCCAGGAGAAGTAAGACTTAAAGAATAATACAAGCCCTCTCTACAAATAAAAAGCTCCGAAGATTTACGTAAAGTAAATATCGGAGCTTTCTTTTTGGTTACAAGCAACTTTGGAATGCAAGTAGAAGCCTAGCCAAAAGATTAAGTTAATGCTTGGCATGGCTCACAGCCTGATGCAATAAGTTCATCACGTGATCATCATCGCTTGAATAGTACATGGTAGTTCCTTCACGGCGAAACTTTACTAAGCGCAAGTTCTTTAAAAAGCGAAGCTGATGAGAAACCGTTGTTTGCCCTAAATTTAATGATTCAGCTATTTCATTGACAGAGTGCTCTTCACAGCATAAATAATTTAATATTCGTATACGAGTAGGATCACTTAGTGCTTTGAACGTCTGGGATACAACGAAAAGTGTTTCTTCATCTAAATCATGCTGTAACTTTTCCTCCATTTTATACCCTCCTTATTTTTTTAGTTAGCTTTGTTAAAGATATGAGTTTATTTTGACTAACAATTCTTTTTTATAGTGACTGTAAACATAAACAAAGGTACTTTCAAATGTCTGTTAAATATAAATAGATGATGAAATTGGGGTTGGTGACCATTTTGAAGCTTTGTTTATTCGAGTAAATTATTAGCGATTTATCGATGATAAAGATGTTCCATTTATTGATTGGAGCGCCAGACGGCGACTCCAGTGGGATGAGTGAGACAGATAAGACATCACAACCGCGCGCGTTAGCGACGGGTGATGGCTTATCGCTCACCCCACGGAAAGCGTCCGGCTGGGGCGGAAATCAATTCTACTCTCTGATTTAATATTTCTTTGCATCCTAAATCAACCATAACCTTTAACATAGCCATTTAGTTAGTGGTGATGATGGTGGTGAGCTCCTGTGTCTTCTGCCTTTGTTGTACATAAAATAGATGAATCATGTTTATGTGATTCTGTTTCCAGTTGAATAGTCACATGCTGTATACTTTGATGAGCTAAATCGTGCTCTACTTTTTGCAGGAGTTTTTCACCCTCACCAATTGTCATTTCCTTTTTCACAACCACATGGCAGGATAGTGCATTCAAGCCACTGGTTATAGACCAGATGTGCAAATCATGGACACTTTGGATTTCAGGGTTTTGTTCGATTGTTTGTACAATGTTATTTATGTCTACATTTTGTGGGGTACCTTCCATTAGAACATGGAGAGATGCCTTTGTTACAAAGTATCCACTTCTTAATACAAGCGCAGCGACAATCACACTAGCCAATGGATCCGCCCATCCCCATCCAAAGAACATGATGAGTAATGCAGCAATGATTGCTCCG harbors:
- a CDS encoding glucose 1-dehydrogenase, translating into MKRLENKTAIITGSGAGIGKEIAIAYAKEGANVVIADFNEEALQATVNELTESGFSAFGVKVNVANEEDVQKMISSTIEHFGRIDILVNNAGVGDNMQAAANVEDDIWNRVMNINVTGVMRCIRQVLPHFEKNGSGTIINMASLSGVMGGRGGLTYTAAKHAVVGMTKNVASHYGPLGIRSNAIAPGHVETGFAAAMDNVDPFGMKQATRGVGMMTRAGQVSDISNIALFLASDESSLINGIIVTADGGWSAY
- a CDS encoding PadR family transcriptional regulator, with product MVNLLDSYMTELRRGTLPLAVLSQLRKPQYGYSLVQGLESAGVSIEQSTLYPLLRRLEKQDLLTSSWDTTESRPRKYYVLNDYGIEVFEQLKGEWEKMTLELKSLLEGDDLNEFD
- a CDS encoding DHA2 family efflux MFS transporter permease subunit, encoding MNKQIKTGPIMAALLVAGFVGLFSETALNIALGDLSLIFDVKPTTIQWLATGYFLTLGILVPVTGILMQKFTTRQMFLTSISLSIIGTILAAVSPTFSLLLVGRIIQAAGLAINLPLTQNVIFTIFPPNKRGAAMGVMGLVMLAGPALGPTIAGLILDTLSWEWIFWVTIPFLLLSAIIGLVFLPNVNEIRKVSIDILSVILSTLGFGGIVYGVSVAGEHGWTSTIVITSIIVGVIALILFSLRQTKMENPMLNLKAFKYPLFVLGVVMSFITFFNMLSLLVVLPMYMQMALLMLAFTTGLVLLPGSLLNCILAPTIGRMFDKFGPKAVITPGTIFVVIGYILYASFGTDTATWLLVVTHIIMMLGIGMVLASTQTNTLNSLPREYYPDGIALTQTVQQVAGAMGIAIMVSVLSAKQSSYLTTVNDNLAEATASGSSFVFTLGLILAIVNLVLSLFMKKPGEVRLKE
- a CDS encoding metalloregulator ArsR/SmtB family transcription factor; this translates as MEEKLQHDLDEETLFVVSQTFKALSDPTRIRILNYLCCEEHSVNEIAESLNLGQTTVSHQLRFLKNLRLVKFRREGTTMYYSSDDDHVMNLLHQAVSHAKH